In Drosophila yakuba strain Tai18E2 chromosome 2R, Prin_Dyak_Tai18E2_2.1, whole genome shotgun sequence, a single genomic region encodes these proteins:
- the LOC6529666 gene encoding uncharacterized protein LOC6529666: MCLIDIEIYKLYTSSPKRKHHGKMRRRELQTIQLKLSDLKEYEQAKMERLRSRQQLLTPRTPTPPSDSEVLPATSSSVPAVLLASGKSVNDDADRSEPTTKPSTSST, encoded by the coding sequence ATGTGCTTAATCGATATCGAGATATACAAATTGTATACTTCCtccccaaaaagaaaacatcaCGGAAAAATGCGACGCCGCGAATTGCAGACCATCCAGCTGAAACTGTCCGATCTCAAGGAGTACGAGCAGGCCAAGATGGAGCGCTTAAGGAGCCGCCAACAATTGCTAACTCCCCGGACACCCACGCCCCCCTCCGATAGCGAGGTACTGCCGGCGACCTCCAGTAGCGTTCCAGctgttcttttggccagcGGTAAGAGCGTGAACGATGACGCCGACAGGTCGGAGCCCACAACCAAGCCCAGCACATCCTCCACCTAG
- the LOC26535909 gene encoding ataxin-2 homolog, producing MICKQDVLQWFEKLESYNRIETMYALLTACLPFELRFLGTLLEEQGRCDSETLRGMELRANNPHELAADMVNCQKGDPTDRKIRRKMALYLALIRACNRNCVSEIYRTLECWGECDFGCINDQDTLLELLLVYTMAAIHPVFSMEEQKKIFGILAKIKENKLVAERFAPQMQAQTQTPVLQHPHPPSPHELIIQQQPPHVIHQMTGPQQAPPHPQHPQMVQVLQTPQGNIPMIFPQHFQKLMPSSDGTHQISVDGMQHLMQPNITIPADTSAIISHQNTGWTMRHYVPQPPHQQPALQQQQPQSLDHQVPPASSPMLSQQSSPSSSRTTSPQRDRSLINVPLQAQQQPHQQQMRSMSQRLAGQKNARRPSAETTPPPTSIGGEHQHDSINEGGSSNSSGTSLHSVIRNGFLRPGHHHRVKPNTFIPQHQQQQQHFQNPNYNMNVMMQSMNMNDDGSGSMMNSMNSTKSAATTGSESGSSNGSCGDLSPSETPTPTQLSLPLHNSVDAGMGMITTVLPTGLGNYQPKQHHLSYKQQQQMNLQQRLNGRNGMDKTYQQVYTTGTPSIVSDAQTISSASLQQQQPQTLLISQSPVSTPTTTVLLQPQPPPPTAYNTSYPYHQRGPPPPQQTIFQAHSAPPPQTVRGGFRYPMGPPHNGELIYPTFHTSLAFLPMTAGGTPTAVTPPQLQNTAAVVSTNAVTVQTVPTPQQQQVPSTTPYSALTVCPITGAGGGGSAPKVISCYNCGAQTHSGRECQEASMEDVTRSASYKLDYSETSMDASSTGDHHKDVGGMQINSTTTAGTVTSTGK from the exons ATGATTTGCAAACAGGACGTGCTGCAGTGGTTTGAGAAACTCGAGAGCTACAATCGGATCGAAACGATGTACGCCTTGCTCACCGCCTGCCTGCCATTTGAGCTGCGATTTTTAGGCACGCTTCTCGAGGAGCAGGGCCGGTGCGACTCGGAGACGCTGCGAGGCATGGAGCTGCGGGCAAATAACCCGCACGAGCTGGCCGCCGACATGGTCAACTGTCAGAAGGGTGATCCCACCGATCGGAAAATCCGGCGCAAGATGGCCCTATATCTGGCCCTGATCCGTGCCTGCAACCGGAACTGCGTCAGTGAGATTTACCGAACGCTGGAATGCTGGGGAGAGTGTGATTTCGGTTGTATTAATGATCAGGACACGCTgttggagctgctgctggtctACACGATGGCAGCAATTCACCCGGTGTTCTCCATGGAGGAGCAGAAAAAGATTTTCGGCATTCTGGCCAAGATCAAGGAGAACAAGTTGGTGGCAGAGCGATTCGCGCCACAAATGCAGGCGCAGACGCAGACGCCCGTGCTCCAGCATCCTCACCCGCCGTCCCCACATGAGCTGATcattcagcagcagccaccacacGTGATCCACCAAATGACAGGGCCGCAGCAGGCGCCACCGCACCCGCAACATCCTCAAATGGTGCAGGTACTACAGACGCCGCAGGGTAACATCCCCATGATCTTTCCCCAGCACTTTCAAAAG CTTATGCCTAGCTCTGATGGAACGCACCAGATCAGTGTCGACGGCATGCAGCACCTGATGCAGCCTAACATCACCATTCCAGCGGACACTAGTGCCATCATCAGTCACCAGAACACGGGATGGACGATGCGCCACTACGTGCCACAACCGCCCCACCAACAGCCCGctctgcagcaacagcagccgcagagTCTGGACCATCAAGTGCCACCTGCAAGCTCGCCGATGCTGAGTCAGCAATCCTCACCGTCGAGTAGCCGCACCACGAGTCCTCAGCGAGACCGCTCCCTCATCAACGTTCCACtgcaggcgcagcagcaaccCCATCAGCAGCAGATGCGGAGCATGTCCCAGCGACTAGCGGGTCAGAAGAATGCGCGGCGTCCTTCGGCGGAGACTACCCCGCCGCCAACCTCAATTGGCGGCGAGCACCAGCACGAT AGTATCAACGAAGGCGGAAGCAGTAATTCCAGCGGAACCAGTCTGCACAGTGTCATCCGCAACGGTTTTCTGCGTCCAGGTCATCATCATCGAGTCAAACCGAACACCTTCATACcacagcaccagcaacagcagcagcactttCAGAACCCCAACTACAATATGAATGTTATGATGCAGAGTATGAATATGAACGACGATGGCAGTGGATCGATGATGAACTCCATGAACTCCACCAAAAGTGCAGCTACCACGGGTAGTGAATCAGGCAGCTCAAATGGATCTTGTGGTGACCTGTCGCCCTCTGAGACGCCAACGCCCACGCAGCTCTCACTGCCACTACACAATTCGGTGGATGCTGGTATGGGCATGATCACGACAGTACTGCCCACCGGTCTGGGAAACTATCAGCCGAAGCAACACCACCTCAGCtacaagcagcagcagcaaatgaatCTGCAGCAGCGGCTAAATGGACGCAATGGGATGGATAAGACCTATCAGCAAGTTTACACAACGGGCACGCCGAGCATCGTCAGCGATGCGCAAACCATAAGCAGCGCCAgcctgcaacagcaacagcccCAGACGCTTCTCATAAGCCAGTCTCCGGTGAGCACACCGACGACAACTGTGCTCCTGCAGCCGCAACCACCGCCGCCCACAGCCTACAATACAAGCTATCCATATCACCAGCGAGGACCCCCGCCGCCACAGCAGACGATATTCCAAGCGCATAGTGCGCCGCCTCCGCAGACGGTGCGTGGTGGCTTCCGTTATCCGATGGGCCCGCCACACAACGGTGAGCTTATCTACCCGACTTTTCACACCAGCCTGGCCTTCCTGCCAATGACAGCGGGAGGCACTCCTACCGCGGTAACACCTCCCCAGCTGCAAAACACCGCGGCCGTGGTCAGTACGAACGCGGTGACCGTGCAGACGGTGCCCacgccgcagcagcagcaagtccCCAGCACGACGCCGTACAGCGCTCTCACCGTCTGCCCCATAACAGGAGCGGGTGGTGGCGGAAGTGCGCCGAAAGTTATCTCCTGCTACAACTGTGGAGCGCAGACGCACAGCGGGCGGGAATGCCAGGAGGCCTCGATGGAGGATGTGACGCGAAGCGCCAGCTACAAGCTGGACTACTCCGAGACGAGCATGGACGCAAGTTCCACGGGCGATCACCACAAGGATGTGGGCGGTATGCAGATCAACTCGACGACGACTGCGGGGACGGTGACCAGTACGGGGAAATAA
- the LOC6529665 gene encoding tRNA-dihydrouridine(20a/20b) synthase [NAD(P)+]-like, whose translation MHRPQQRPHHNIAELFAEARSDFVRVSAPMVRYSKLEFRRLVRLNGVQLAFTPMMISDSINNSEKARQNEFSTGADDQPLIAQFAAKDPTEFVTSAQLIYPYVDGIDLNCGCPQSWAMAKGYGCGMLRQPELVRQVVQEVRRALPADFSVSVKMRLLGGEQSLERTIDLARQLEQAGVTFLTLHGRTPAQKHSKDTLDIPAMAEVRKSLQIPLIVNGNVESYRDACDMHDQTGAAGVMAARGLLANPALFNSIYPDAKTTPLSCVQQWLDIASAAGNNLLFQCFHHHLTFMWSAQIKRDLRVQFNSLGSKEQVVDFLKEHYNLEYSEDDSTSADYTDCTYNHFTPPKHARHIAAESDEQAWSSNSDGKFFTEFRAHQLTGTGGEDLELGGLFGEE comes from the exons atgcaCCGGCCGCAACAGAGACCGCATCACAACATCGCTGAGCTGTTCGCGGAAGCACGATCGGATTTCGTTCGGGTCAGCGCTCCAA TGGTCCGGTACAGTAAGCTGGAATTTCGGCGTCTAGTCCGATTAAATGGTGTGCAACTCGCGTTTACGCCCATGATGATCTCAGACTCCATTAACAACAGCGAAAAGGCCCGCCAGAACGAGTTCTCCACGGGTGCGGATGACCAGCCGCTGATTGCTCAGTTTGCGGCCAAGGATCCTACGGAATTTGTCACCTCCGCCCAGCTCATCTATCCGTATGTTGATGGCATCGATTTAAACTGTGGCTGTCCACAAAGCTGGGCAATGGCTAAGGGCTACGGTTGCGGAATGTTGCGCCAGCCGGAGCTAGTGCGTCAAGTGGTCCAGGAGGTGAGGCGCGCACTGCCCGCTGATTTCAGTGTCTCGGTGAAGATGCGTCTGCTGGGAGGAGAGCAGTCTTTGGAGCGCACTATCGATTTAGCCCGCCAGTTGGAACAAGCGGGTGTCACCTTCCTAACACTTCACGGACGGACGCCAGCCCAAAAACACTCTAAGGACACGCTAGACATCCCAGCCATGGCCGAGGTGCGCAAGTCCCTGCAAATCCCTCTGATAGTCAACGGCAATGTGGAGAGCTATAGAGATGCCTGCGATATGCATGATCAGACAGGAGCAGCTGGTGTAATGGCTGCCCGAGGCCTGCTTGCCAATCCGGCTCTCTTCAATAGCATCTATCCAGATGCCAAAACCACGCCATTGTCCTGTGTACAACAATGGCTAGATATAGCATCTGCTGCGGGGAATAATCTGCTGTTTCAATGCTTTCATCACCACCTCACCTTCATGTGGAGCGCTCAAATAAAGCGAGATCTACGAGTGCAATTTAACAGCTTGGGTTCCAAAGAACAGGTCGTGGACTTTCTGAAGGAACACTACAATCTGGAATATAGTGAGGATGACTCAACCTCGGCTGACTACACGGATTGCACGTACAACCATTTTACACCACCCAAACACGCCCGGCACATTGCCGCCGAGTCGGATGAGCAGGCCTGGAGTTCAAATAGCGACGGAAAGTTTTTTACGGAATTCAGAGCACACCAGTTGACTGGAACTGGTGGGGAAGATTTGGAACTGGGAGGACTCTTCGGCGAGGagtaa
- the LOC6529667 gene encoding insulin-like peptide receptor produces the protein MHCSNMHCGNMLLGVALMLLALYGSSCAEPKLEHECSSMDIRNKCENMHLLDNCTVVTGYVMITLIPIDVHCNFSEYSYPLLTEITEFMIFTDVRGLVNITEMFPHLTVIRGRRLFLNYALGVTNMHDLEQLAFPRLVAIQRGQVYIDSCPKLCSIARVNWDLLTHTIGDNNIIMDNKNCSTPVCSGCSSFHCWSNHYCQRSVNENVANPKANINACHEECLGGCKNNSTSAADCSVCRGLSDDGVCVKSCAKDKYVMENYQRCYTKDECVVKHGHVIYGSQCVAFCPSGYKTDNRSECVPCGPGEPCISFCTPEWPGKAFIVYNLADAESLRGCQIFNGSLVITIRNKVNETQLFHSFTSIREVRGHVKIYRSSQLRSLQFLRNLERVHGDPLENRHYSFILYDNKHLSELWTPSRQLEFMEGGMFMHRNNKLCNRRMREFQNGVTHDRALDSLQTNDQEVQCSPSKLQLFVQKRSHRSVKLSWLKSQTSQKIELIHRPLSPGKLCHEDSDLEAPICTRINWNRRLLFPDDLIENGTHYLFNLDDLQPDTRYAVLIRTFGNDEAHDARSELTYVQTELDIPKPPLLELVKKTDSSLTVRMASHDHTSFVLTVFELSDDQAYIEQRNYCHQPSYVWQDMDGPKWMAYEDYDDCCAQRAEHLEDSRFIADMGEQYRCTLDNRKQCRRLALSEVTLPQLRLPGNTTEYELKALHRYRLYALQLQACNLLGCSSHTTLYGRTNYTMGADLLTQLYACHIPEMDKYIMRFDEPKKPNGLVTNYVIHFRNNFSQTHVGCVTRMDHQSAGYMYIKQINITFTECAVRVHSLAGDVMTPYMPISLCSDEDRLQAFHSREAKELSPEITDMTATASHGRGISIFLICFLFGCSVSLVWVLYKRRCWRKLPGLRRYVPVREQWLRDRQQADDREILVDGFETVRFQNNNNSQADDYPM, from the exons ATGCACTGTAGCAACATGCACTGCGGCAACATGCTGCTGGGCGTCGCCCTCATGTTGCTGGCGCTATATGGCTCCTCCTGCGCCGAACCAAAATTGGAGCACGAGTGCTCCAGCATGGACATCCGAAACAAGTGCGAAAACATGCATCTGCTGGACAACTGCACCGTGGTCACCGGATACGTGATGATCACGCTGATCCCCATCGATGTGCACTGCAACTTCTCGGAATACTCTTACCCGCTGCTCACCGAGATAACCGAGTTCATGATCTTCACCGATGTGCGCGGCCTGGTCAACATCACCGAGATGTTTCCGCACCTGACCGTCATTCGTGGTCGCCGCCTGTTCCTCAACTACGCGCTCGGCGTGACCAACATGCACGACCTGGAACAG TTGGCTTTTCCCAGACTGGTGGCCATACAACGAGGACAAGTCTACATCGACAGCTGCCCCAAGCTCTGCAGCATCGCCCGTGTTAATTGGGATCTGCTGACTCACACCATAGGCGATAACAACATCATAATGGACAATAAAAACTGTAGCACACCGGTTTGCTCTGGATGCAGTTCCTTCCACTGCTGGTCGAATCATTACTGCCAAAGATCGGTCAACGAAAATGTGGCCAATCCAAAGGC CAACATAAACGCCTGCCACGAGGAGTGCTTGGGCGGCTGCAAGAACAACTCAACATCTGCTGCTGACTGCAGCGTCTGCCGCGGACTCAGTGACGATGGTGTCTGTGTAAAGAGCTGTGCCAAGGACAA GTACGTCATGGAGAACTATCAGCGCTGCTATACCAAGGATGAGTGTGTGGTGAAACATGGCCACGTTATTTACGGATCACAATGCGTGGCCTTCTGTCCCAGCGGCTACAAAACGGACAACAGGTCGGAGTGCGTGCCCTGCGGTCCCGGTGAGCCTTGCATCAGCTTCTGCACGCCGGAGTGGCCTGGAAAGGCGTTTATCGTATACAATCTGGCTGATGCCGAGAGTTTGCGTGGCTGTCAGATTTTTAATGGCAGTCTGGTCATTACAATCCGCAATAAGGTGAACGAGACGCAGCTGTTTCACAGCTTTACCAGTATCCGCGAGGTTCGGGGGCACGTTAAAATCTATCG TTCCTCCCAGCTTAGAAGCTTGCAATTCCTGAGGAACCTGGAGCGCGTGCACGGTGATCCCCTAGAGAATCGCCACTATTCTTTCATACTTTATGACAACAAGCATCTGTCCGAGTTGTGGACACCTTCGCGGCAACTCGAGTTCATGGAGGGCGGCATGTTCATGCATCGCAACAACAAACTGTGTAACCGGAGGATGCGAGAATTCCAGAACGGTGTGACCCATGATAGAGCTCTGGACTCCCTGCAGACCAACGACCAGGAGGTGCAGTGCAGTCCCTCAAAGTTGCAGCTATTTGTGCAG AAACGATCCCATCGGTCTGTAAAGCTAAGCTGGCTTAAGTCACAAACAAGCCAGAAGATCGAGTTGATCCACCGACCTTTATCGCCGGGCAAACTTTGCCACGAGGATAGTGATCTGGAAGCACCTATATGTACACGAATTAACTGGAATCGACGCCTGCTCTTCCCTGACGACCTGATCGAAAATGGCACTCACTATCTTTTCAACTTGGATGATCTTCAACCGGACACGCGCTATGCCGTCCTGATACGTACTTTTGGCAATGATGAGGCGCATGACGCACGCAGCGAATTGACCTACGTGCAGACGGAGCTGGACATCCCAAAGCCTCCGTTGCTGGAACTGGTCAAGAAGACGGATAGCTCGCTGACGGTTCGGATGGCTAGTCACGACCACACTAGCTTTGTTCTTACGGTCTTTGAACTAAGCGATGATCAGGCTTATATAGAGCAGAGAAACTACTGCCACCAGCCGTCGTACGTGTGGCAGGACATGGACGGCCCCAAGTGGATGGCTTACGAGGACTACGACGACTGCTGTGCCCAAAGGGCAGAGCATTTGGAGGACTCTCGTTTCATTGCGGACATGGGCGAGCAATATCGCTGCACCCTTGATAATCGCAAGCAATGCAGACGACTGGCACTATCAGAGGTCACTCTTCCACAGCTTCGGCTGCCGGGAAACACCACGGAGTACGAGCTTAAGGCGCTGCATCGCTATCGCCTGTATGCGCTGCAGCTGCAAGCCTGCAATCTGCTAGGATGCAGCAGCCACACAACTCTCTACGGACGAACGAACTATACAATGGGTGCCGATCTTCTCACCCAGCTATATGCCTGCCACATTCCGGAAATGGATAAGTACATTATGCGCTTCGACGAGCCTAAGAAGCCCAATGGCCTGGTGACCAACTATGTAATCCACTTTCGCAACAACTTCTCGCAAACCCACGTCGGGTGCGTAACGCGAATGGATCACCAGAGTGCCGGCTACATGTACATAAAGCAGATAAACATTACTTTCACCGAGTGCGCCGTGCGGGTTCATTCCCTGGCCGGAGATGTGATGACGCCCTACATGCCAATCAGCCTGTGCAGCGACGAGGACCGCTTACAGGCGTTTCACAGCAGGGAGGCCAAGGAACTATCGCCGGAAATCACAGACATGACAGCCACAGCGTCACATGGTCGCGGCATTAGCATATTCCTGATCTGCTTCCTGTTTGGGTGCAGTGTTTCTCTGGTTTGGGTTCTTTACAAGCGCCGATGTTGGAGGAAGTTACCGGGACTCCGGCGATATGTGCCCGTGCGAGAGCAGTGGCTGCGTGACCGACAACAAGCCGACGATCGCGAAATCCTTGTCGACGGTTTTGAAACAGTTCGTTTtcagaacaacaacaacagccaggCGGACGATTATCCTATGTAA
- the LOC6529664 gene encoding protein phosphatase PHLPP-like protein, with protein sequence MLKATRKPADPYKSKLKVSASHSGPHPLPAEVTGAEEQQAATFGQTSPQKLSLKGSQLGGSILIGNYNYLTQLEVCENEMEVLDLSSLAQLESLKCSRNKLMELIINATNLQTLVADHNYLHSISTTNTHPVPLKLQRIDISHNNFSELPNWVGACASLTSLDASHNRLSTVAGLLRNYRITDLVSLDLAYNDLKELDQIPEGFSSIRTLLLQSNELANLPDNFFAVTHARLETLNVSCNKLSTLPRYEQNNHAALVNLSLAGNHLNDSIFEPLHNAAKLRVLHLAYNRIGVLPAACVRNWPELEILVLSGNMLQQLPEEVATLGQLRVLRCCNNLLLCTPQLAKLAMLKVLDLSHNHLDRVNLLALVPSRNLKYLDLSGNLQLQVDEQQFKVCQTQSQRHWSLIDVSGNNRAALPTTKLRQASAQRNQNKSTGPWTMGFAETPGSGDCRKLSVYQLRAANYGGSDEALYGMFEAMEGSGRAAQEMANLVPDLMKQEQMVKDSAVRDYIKFTLLAAQQQCGSVRSAALFHLTRTRAPSKVRPLKSKRYVLRMASTGGLDAYLIRRTSQLRLTKAEVIQKDQIHSMPDPHVLELILSNDDEYLVVGNDQLWSVMDIDRAAREIRKEENSLLAAKRLVDIAQSFAAAENLSVIVVRFRHLGTDVDHLIRELKQSVRKKPQLVSLPLSSGSVCKRTCCDRSNACRHRAIEQEPLAGRSSPSGQSDRDLLAKDKDDEFVLAHARVLQEEQQLEMLDETESVSESVLSEEQFKCWEYMLEQNTQLLFDKELNTISKSFTKQRTVPNAIMAAAVLPERNDFTSNLMRSVTNKFISTSTPQLPQPIAPSAALGSYHQAKQSPPGHFGSALSFQQAQSYGYNLFDAKPRPKFHGGTVKRSGGPNSAYFGSLQRLMPYNFEYDFAVTQERERNILDEEEHDDDDFNEHENRMRKYWGVATTEL encoded by the exons ATGCTTAAAGCCACGAGGAAGCCAGCGGATCCATATAAATCGAAGCTGAAAGTTAGTGCCAGCCACAGTGGACCGCATCCACTGCCCGCCGAGGTGACGGgggcggaggagcagcaggccgCCACTTTTGGCCAGACATCCCCCCAAAAGCTCAGCCTGAAGGGCAGCCAACTTGGGGGCAGCATCTTGATTGGCAACTACAAC TACTTGACCCAGCTGGAAGTATGCGAAAACGAAATGGAGGTCTTGGACCTCAGTTCGCTCGCTCAACTGGAGTCGCTGAAGTGCAGCCGGAACAAGCTGATGGAACTGATCATCAATGCCACCAATTTGCAGACACTTGTAGCCGACCATAATT ACCTGCACAGCATATCCACAACGAATACCCATCCAGTTCCGCTGAAACTGCAGCGCATCGACATCTCTCACAATAACTTCAGTGAGCTGCCCAACTGGGTCGGGGCGTGTGCCTCCTTGACCTCCTTGGATGCTTCACACAACCGCCTTAGCACTGTGGCAGGACTGTTACGCAACTACAGGATAACTGATCTGGTGTCCTTAGATCTGGCATACAACGATCTGAAGGAGCTGGACCAAATTCCGGAGGGATTCTCCAGCATCCGGACTCTGCTGTTGCAGAGTAATGAGTTAGCAAATCTGCCAGACAACTTTTTTGCAGTAACACATGCTCGTCTGGAAACGCTGAATGTCTCCTGCAACAAGTTGTCCACCTTGCCACGCTACGAGCAGAATAACCATGCTGCGCTGGTGAATCTATCGCTCGCGGGGAATCACCTGAATGATAGCATCTTTGAGCCGTTGCACAATGCCGCCAAGTTGAGAGTTCTTCATCTGGCCTACAACCGCATCGGGGTCCTGCCCGCCGCCTGCGTTCGCAACTGGCCGGAACTTGAGATCCTCGTTTTGTCTGGTAATATGTTGCAACAACTGCCGGAGGAGGTGGCTACTCTCGGTCAGCTCAGGGTGCTTCGCTGCTGCAACAACCTACTCCTTTGCACCCCACAACTGGCGAAGTTAGCCATGCTGAAGGTCCTTGATCTCTCGCACAATCACTTGGATCGCGTTAATCTGCTGGCCCTGGTTCCATCAAGGAATCTAAAGTACCTGGATCTATCAGGGAACTTACAGCTGCAG GTGGACGAGCAACAGTTTAAGGTTTGTCAGACTCAAAGCCAGCGTCATTGGAGCCTAATTGACGTCTCTGGAAACAATAGAGCTGCTTTGCCCACAACCAAGCTCCGACAGGCGAGTGCCCAACGGAATCAGAATAAGTCGACTGGGCCCTGGACCATGGGCTTTGCAGAAACTCCGGGCTCCGGTGACTGCCGGAAGCTCTCAGTTTATCAACTGAGGGCTGCAAACTACGGCGGATCTGACGAAGCTCTGTACGGGATGTTCGAAGCAATGGAAGGAAGCGGGCGGGCCGCCCAGGAGATGGCCAATTTAGTGCCCGATCTGATGAAGCAGGAGCAGATGGTGAAGGATTCGGCGGTCAGGGATTACATAAAGTTTACCCTGCTGGCGGCGCAGCAGCAATGTGGCAGTGTGCGGAGTGCCGCATTATTCCATCTGACCAGGACACGGGCTCCGTCAAAAGTAAGACCACTAAAGAGTAAGCGATACGTCCTACGCATGGCAAGCACAGGAGGCCTGGACGCCTATCTGATAAGACGCACCTCCCAGTTGCGGCTTACCAAAGCGGAAGTCATTCAAAAGGATCAGATCCATTCCATGCCAGATCCACATGTGTTAGAG CTCATTCTCAGCAACGACGACGAGTACTTGGTGGTGGGCAATGATCAGCTCTGGTCGGTGATGGATATTGATCGTGCTGCCCGAGAGATCCGAAAGGAGGAGAATTCCCTGCTTGCGGCCAAACGACTGGTGGACATTGCTCAAAGCTTTGCTGCGGCAGAGAATCTCAGTGTAATAGTGGTTCGCTTTCGCCATCTCGGTACGGATGTGGATCACCTGATACGGGAGCTGAAACAAAGTGTGCGCAAGAAGCCCCAGTTGGTTTCCTTGCCATTGTCCAGTGGATCGGTTTGTAAACGTACGTGCTGCGACCGGAGCAACGCCTGTCGCCACCGAGCTATCGAACAGGAACCACTGGCGGGACGATCCTCGCCAAGTGGACAGAGTGATCGAGACCTGCTGGCCAAGGATAAGGACGATGAGTTTGTCCTAGCCCATGCCCGCGTTTTGCAGGAGGAGCAACAGCTGGAGATGCTGGATGAAACAGAGTCAGTTTCAGAATCAGTGCTTTCAGAGGAGCAGTTCAAGTGCTGGGAGTACATGCTGGAACAGAACACCCAGCTGCTGTTCGATAAGGAGCTAAACACCATCTCCAAGTCTTTCACGAAACAGCGTACCGTTCCCAATGCCATCATGGCAGCTGCGGTTCTTCCAGAACGGAACGACTTTACCTCGAATCTGATGCGCAGTGTCACCAACAAGTTCATCTCGACCAGCACTCCCCAATTACCCCAACCCATAGCGCCTTCTGCGGCCCTGGGTTCATATCATCAGGCGAAGCAATCGCCTCCTGGACACTTTGGTAGTGCCCTCTCCTTTCAGCAGGCCCAAAGCTACGGATATAACCTGTTTGATGCCAAGCCTCGGCCCAAGTTTCACGGAGGTACCGTAAAGCGGTCCGGAGGACCAAATTCAGCCTACTTTGGGTCCCTTCAGCGCCTGATGCCCTACAATTTCGAGTACGACTTTGCCGTTACCCAGGAGCGGGAGAGGAACATCCTGGATGAGGAGGAGCACGACGATGATGACTTCAACGAGCACGAGAATAGAATGCGAAAGTACTGGGGCGTGGCCACGACGGAACTTTAG